A single genomic interval of Lathyrus oleraceus cultivar Zhongwan6 chromosome 7, CAAS_Psat_ZW6_1.0, whole genome shotgun sequence harbors:
- the LOC127101683 gene encoding uncharacterized protein LOC127101683, whose product MSSNEDDLDLLLSLQDKVPETPPASPSPLDFDGDDDVVPRRERPDMSVFKDAVQDCLLDQPPNPNPNPKPKPSNKSLGDDPQLDKFSGLRIRDQCLTPAELRESVQDIRFVRLPVIKLQRVQKVLVHHGLLA is encoded by the exons ATGTCAAGTAACGAAGACGACCTCGATCTTCTCCTTTCTCTTCAAGACAAAGTTCCCGAAACCCCTCCTGCTTCTCCTTCACCGC TTGATTTTGATGGCGATGACGATGTTGTACCGCGGAGGGAGAGACCTGATATGTCCGTTTTCAAAGATGCAGTTCAGGATTGTCTTCTCGACCAACCCCCTAACCCTAACCCTAACCCTAAACCTAAACCATCCAACAAATCACTCGGCGACGATCCCCAACTTGACAAGTTCTCAGGTCTTCGCATAAG GGATCAATGTTTAACACCAGCTGAGCTCAGGGAATCTGTTCAAGACATTCGCTTTGTTCGCCTACCGGTCATCAA GTTGCAGAGGGTGCAAAAAGTGCTGGTGCATCACGGGTTATTGGCATAG